The Polypterus senegalus isolate Bchr_013 chromosome 1, ASM1683550v1, whole genome shotgun sequence genome includes a window with the following:
- the LOC120528025 gene encoding protein S100-A16-like: MDTAIRTMVQIYQKNARGHENLGSEAFHSLVSSHLPHILTNTDCKEAVEQMKQQLDKNKDGKISFEEYMTLIGTLACMLSRQKMVQLEQD, translated from the exons ATGGACACTGCAATCCGTACCATGGTTCAGATATATCAGAAAAATGCCCGTGGACATGAGAATCTGGGAAGCGAAGCATTTCACAGCCTCGTCAGCAGTCATCTTCCTCATATTCTAACG AACACAGATTGTAAAGAGGCGGTcgaacaaatgaaacaacagcTAGACAAAAACAAAGATGGAAAAATTAGTTTTGAAGAGTACATGACACTTATTGGAACTCTTGCGTGTATGTTGAGCAGACAGAAGATGGTACAACTGGAGCAGGATTAG
- the s100a11 gene encoding protein S100-A11 encodes MQAAINTLVQQFKHFAGSDGNAATLSKEEFRKLVISQLPDLVKDGSDPAVSDKLFKSIDVNDDGELNFMEFWKLIGQLAINSL; translated from the exons ATGCAGGCGGCTATCAACACTTTGGTGCAACAATTCAAACATTTTGCAGGAAGTGATGGGAATGCAGCCACACTCAGTAAAGAGGAGTTCAGAAAACTGGTGATCAGTCAGCTTCCTGATCTTGTCAAG GATGGCAGTGACCCTGCTGTGTCTGACAAGCTGTTCAAGTCAATTGATGTGAATGATGATGGGGAGCTGAACTTTATGGAGTTTTGGAAGCTGATTGGGCAACTAGCAATAAATTCTCTATAA